The nucleotide sequence TTATGACGCATCTCTAAAGAATgcgatatttaaaataaaactttacaattaGAGAAGAGAGAGTTAGAAAATGCCTTATACCAAGacacaataaatatataatttaaattcaagCGATGAATTGTCAATGAAATTCCAAAATGATTTTCACTTTTGAACTTGATTTCACGAATTGTTTTTGTCCCATTTCTATGAACGCGTAAACAATTAAATCGGGAAAATTACCGGGAATGTATCGTAATTGAAATTGCATCAcgtcaataaaaatacaatgaaATCATCTATATAACGaacgatttatttaaaaaaaaattattacatgtACAAAAATAACTGTACTCTTATCGAAGGTATAAACAATAACCAATATATATTATCTTTGGAGTTTAGTGGTAACTTAAGTAACAACACTAAGTACggatgttattatttttttcatttactcCTTTTTAAGTTCTTGAAGAGCGGTGTGTATTCTAAAATGTAATCTGGCTTCCAAGAAATACCTGGCAAAATTCTTTTTGGCGTCTTCAAATGCCCCAATAGCTTTTTCAGTGTTGCCTTGATCCCATTCAAGGAGCCCAATTTCAACAACAGCGAATGGGACAGTGTAGGTATCTTCAACGATGTTCTTTTGTAACGCTAAAACACCTTCCAAAGCTTCTAAAGCTTGTAACGGACTATTAAGTTGTCTTAAACAAGCCCCTTTAAGTAACAATAAAACAGCTTTTTTATCGGTgtcgtatttattttttccaccATCCAAGCTTTTTTCGGCAGATTCGATCAATTTAAGAATATTTCCTGCTACTTTTTGATTGcctttaagaattttaaacatattccaAAGATACATCAATTCTAAGATTGGTACGATGAGGTTGTTTGGGTTGTCTAAGTATCTTTCGGCTTTCTTAACGCAGAATTTCTCTATTGGGATTGATTTTCCCGCGACGCGTTGTTTGTATTTGATGGTTTTCctataaattgatattaattaattgatttatttaagaattttgatttattactttaataattcttcAATGGTGGCTTTTTGTTGGTCGTTTGGTTTGTTGTTGCACGACATGAGCATGATTGCGAATTTTTGGTAACAATACGATGTCCTTGACCATTTACTCTTCTCGATTAAATAAGTTGTGAATTGTTCGGCTTGGCCCCATTCTTGTTTTAAACTGAAaagtgatttaattaattaagttttatttttatgaaatgagAAAGTACCAGTTGACCCAAGTTAATTCCCAGTAACAGAAATGATGGAATTGTTCCCATTTATCTTGGGATTTCCAAGCTTTGGTGTACCATTCTATCGCGCCATCTAAGTTACATTTCATAAACTCCATTCTTCCTTTGAAAAAGTTGAACCAAACGCCGTTTGGGTATTTGGAGGATTGGTTGGCAAGGATT is from Onthophagus taurus isolate NC chromosome 8, IU_Otau_3.0, whole genome shotgun sequence and encodes:
- the LOC111425283 gene encoding tetratricopeptide repeat protein 39B-like isoform X2, coding for MYAVEDDDFDDFQDACETYDMPADMTLEKSLQEAQLAIDYFFNNKFDEARGLVTPYANSSLYHSLGNSVFYFLEAVLTFDPHYIGEASNALKLTLSVCNRYRKKNTISESVKSMVGKTNYEQYTEMEAHAEQCYAECLLLKALLTFMEDETLASFIKAGLKIRSCFNSMKDCSQILQEKNWGSSPTKVHFESGVKLGLGAFNLMISMLPGRVIKLLEFIGFSGNKELGLADLQSGFENQGLHQVLCAMVLLGYHLITMYVLSDVHVADGFDICEKILANQSSKYPNGVWFNFFKGRMEFMKCNLDGAIEWYTKAWKSQDKWEQFHHFCYWELTWVNCLKQEWGQAEQFTTYLIEKSKWSRTSYCYQKFAIMLMSCNNKPNDQQKATIEELLKKTIKYKQRVAGKSIPIEKFCVKKAERYLDNPNNLIVPILELMYLWNMFKILKGNQKVAGNILKLIESAEKSLDGGKNKYDTDKKAVLLLLKGACLRQLNSPLQALEALEGVLALQKNIVEDTYTVPFAVVEIGLLEWDQGNTEKAIGAFEDAKKNFARYFLEARLHFRIHTALQELKKE
- the LOC111425283 gene encoding tetratricopeptide repeat protein 39B-like isoform X1, whose protein sequence is MRFKTKEHKMYAVEDDDFDDFQDACETYDMPADMTLEKSLQEAQLAIDYFFNNKFDEARGLVTPYANSSLYHSLGNSVFYFLEAVLTFDPHYIGEASNALKLTLSVCNRYRKKNTISESVKSMVGKTNYEQYTEMEAHAEQCYAECLLLKALLTFMEDETLASFIKAGLKIRSCFNSMKDCSQILQEKNWGSSPTKVHFESGVKLGLGAFNLMISMLPGRVIKLLEFIGFSGNKELGLADLQSGFENQGLHQVLCAMVLLGYHLITMYVLSDVHVADGFDICEKILANQSSKYPNGVWFNFFKGRMEFMKCNLDGAIEWYTKAWKSQDKWEQFHHFCYWELTWVNCLKQEWGQAEQFTTYLIEKSKWSRTSYCYQKFAIMLMSCNNKPNDQQKATIEELLKKTIKYKQRVAGKSIPIEKFCVKKAERYLDNPNNLIVPILELMYLWNMFKILKGNQKVAGNILKLIESAEKSLDGGKNKYDTDKKAVLLLLKGACLRQLNSPLQALEALEGVLALQKNIVEDTYTVPFAVVEIGLLEWDQGNTEKAIGAFEDAKKNFARYFLEARLHFRIHTALQELKKE